In Sander vitreus isolate 19-12246 chromosome 12, sanVit1, whole genome shotgun sequence, the following proteins share a genomic window:
- the LOC144527059 gene encoding tissue factor-like, with protein sequence MASLKTVLCLGVCLSAWIITTADETVMFRAENVRWFSLDFKTILSWTTKPSDHKYTVSYSRDGGDWIGCRDCFKVSESECDLTTYLQPYDRTYSAKVQTYPLSDDDYDDPEEFPHTNSQPFNPYKESNISAAVFTVNTVNESSVNVSITDPLTSIHRGGKQLSIRDILKNDLKYKISYHKSGSTGKKDITSDSSTAQVSKLDAGQSYCFMVAAFIPSRPLATQQGAWSMRKCTPGDGNVLQELSLGTWVGITFILLTVLITIVTVTVLCCRCCRQRNTSQLSAPV encoded by the exons ATGGCATCTCTGAAAACTGTGCTTTGTCTgggagtctgtctgtctgcttggaTCATCACTACTGCAG atGAGACTGTTATGTTCAGAGCAGAGAACGTACGCTGGTTTTCTCTGGACTTTAAAACCATCCTCAGCTGGACTACCAAACCATCTGACCACAAATACACAGTATCCTACTCTAG GGATGGCGGTGACTGGATAGGTTGTCGTGACTGCTTCAAGGTGTCAGAATCAGAATGTGATCTGACCACCTACCTCCAACCCTATGACAG GACCTACTCTGCTAAAGTCCAAACATATCCTTTGAGCGATGACGATTACGATGACCCGGAAGAGTTCCCTCACACTAATTCCCAGCCCTTCAACCCCTATAAAGAGA GTAACATCAGTGCTGCGGTTTTCACTGTGAACACTGTAAATGAGAGCAGCGTAAATGTCAGCATCACAGATCCTCTGACCAGCATCCATCGGGGTGGGAAGCAGCTCAGCATCAGAGACATTCTCAAAAATGACCTCAAGTATAAGATCAGCTACCACAAGTCTGGTAGTACAGGCAAG AAAGACATCACATCAGACTCCAGCACAGCACAGGTGTCGAAGCTGGATGCAGGCCAGAGTTATTGCTTCATGGTGGCAGCTTTCATCCCCTCTAGACCCTTAGCCACCCAGCAGGGGGCCTGGAGCATGCGGAAGTGTACACCTGGAGACGGTAACGTCCTTCAAG AGTTGAGTCTTGGAACATGGGTCGGCATAACCTTCATCCTGCTCACAGTCCTCATCACCATCGTCACGGTGACGGTCCTCTGCTGCAGATGCTGCCGACAGAGAAACACATCTCAATTATCGGCAcctgtttag